In one window of Halomarina pelagica DNA:
- a CDS encoding AI-2E family transporter — protein sequence MTRWFDRRPDRLRAALWVAALVLLGAILFVGYSYAGTVVLALFVYYVTRPVYSRLRRVIPAPTLAVFVALVVVALPAVVVFGWALALALQELFRLVESGALDPYREYLQPFVDFSTLAVDVDTLAREAMRLVEAGPPTDGLLRGALDAVTVSFGVLAGVGIHLFIAFTLAFYLLRDDHRIGSWARRTFDLDGTVVETYVRTVDRDLRNVFFGNILNAFLTGAIGTVAYTALDAIAPSSAVALPVPALLGMLTGVASLVPVVGMKLVYVPVFLALLARGALADPSTLWFPLVFAGVSIVIVDAIPDVILRPIVSGRTLHVGALMLAYLFGPLLFGWYGIFLGPFLLVVVLEFARIVLPWLLDPERDATTTLPEFRTVGEDEAGEVRERPFVDDDGAPSK from the coding sequence ATGACCCGCTGGTTCGACCGTCGCCCCGACCGTCTGCGCGCCGCGCTCTGGGTCGCCGCCCTCGTCCTCCTCGGCGCGATCCTGTTCGTCGGGTACTCCTACGCGGGGACCGTCGTCCTCGCGCTGTTCGTCTACTACGTGACGAGGCCGGTCTACTCGCGGCTGCGGCGGGTGATCCCCGCCCCGACGCTCGCCGTCTTCGTCGCGCTCGTCGTCGTCGCCCTGCCGGCGGTGGTCGTCTTCGGCTGGGCGCTCGCGCTCGCACTGCAGGAACTGTTCCGACTCGTCGAGTCGGGGGCGCTCGACCCGTACCGGGAGTACCTCCAGCCCTTCGTCGACTTCTCGACGCTCGCGGTCGACGTAGACACGCTCGCCCGCGAGGCGATGCGCCTCGTCGAAGCGGGACCGCCGACCGACGGCCTCCTGCGGGGTGCCCTCGACGCCGTGACCGTCTCGTTCGGCGTCCTCGCGGGCGTCGGGATCCACCTCTTCATCGCGTTCACCCTGGCGTTCTACCTGCTCCGGGACGACCACCGGATCGGCTCGTGGGCGCGGCGGACGTTCGACCTCGACGGGACCGTCGTCGAGACCTACGTCCGGACCGTCGACCGCGACCTTCGGAACGTCTTCTTCGGCAACATCCTCAACGCCTTCCTCACCGGGGCGATCGGAACCGTGGCGTACACGGCGCTCGACGCGATCGCCCCCTCGTCGGCCGTCGCACTCCCGGTTCCCGCGCTGCTCGGCATGCTCACCGGCGTCGCCAGCCTCGTCCCCGTCGTCGGGATGAAACTCGTCTACGTCCCGGTGTTCCTCGCGCTCCTCGCGCGCGGCGCGCTCGCCGACCCCTCGACGCTCTGGTTCCCGCTGGTCTTCGCGGGCGTCTCGATCGTGATCGTGGACGCGATCCCGGACGTGATCCTCCGGCCCATCGTCAGCGGGCGGACGCTCCACGTCGGCGCGCTCATGCTCGCGTACCTGTTCGGCCCGCTGCTGTTCGGCTGGTACGGCATCTTCCTCGGGCCGTTCCTGCTCGTGGTCGTCCTCGAGTTCGCCCGGATCGTCCTCCCGTGGCTGCTCGATCCCGAGCGGGACGCGACGACGACGCTTCCGGAGTTCCGGACGGTCGGGGAGGACGAGGCGGGGGAGGTGCGCGAGCGGCCGTTCGTGGACGACGACGGTGCGCCGTCGAAGTGA
- a CDS encoding HdeD family acid-resistance protein: protein MSTETSSDAEMRRTETTLYGSWRTLMIGGALIALLGVLAIVYPFVTGVSISVFLGAALVVGAVIHVAHAFSAGGWKGTLWQIVLALVYLVAGILFLTDPVLGLMSLTLVLIAYFLIDGVVEIVMGLRLRGEPRWAWMVASGVISLVLAALIWAGLPSSAVWAVGLLFGVSLLTTGISMAMVAMGGRDAAEAADASARRSARGA from the coding sequence ATGAGTACTGAAACCTCGAGCGACGCCGAGATGCGCCGGACGGAGACCACCCTGTACGGCTCCTGGCGGACGCTCATGATCGGCGGCGCGCTGATCGCCCTGCTGGGCGTGCTCGCGATCGTCTACCCGTTCGTTACCGGCGTGTCGATCTCGGTCTTCCTGGGGGCGGCGCTGGTCGTCGGCGCGGTCATCCACGTCGCACACGCGTTCTCCGCGGGCGGCTGGAAGGGGACCCTCTGGCAGATCGTCCTCGCGCTGGTGTATCTCGTCGCGGGCATCCTGTTCCTGACGGATCCGGTGCTCGGACTGATGTCGCTGACGCTCGTGCTGATCGCGTACTTCCTGATCGACGGCGTCGTCGAGATCGTGATGGGACTCCGCCTGCGCGGCGAACCCCGCTGGGCCTGGATGGTCGCGAGCGGCGTCATCTCGCTCGTCCTGGCGGCGCTCATCTGGGCCGGCCTCCCGTCGAGCGCCGTCTGGGCGGTCGGCCTCCTGTTCGGCGTGAGCCTGCTCACGACCGGCATCTCGATGGCGATGGTCGCCATGGGCGGCCGGGACGCGGCCGAGGCGGCCGACGCCTCGGCCCGCCGGTCCGCGCGCGGCGCGTGA
- a CDS encoding transcription factor, whose amino-acid sequence MAFEELLNDPVIQKYLHELVGPTGMPVAAAPPDGEVTDEELAEELGLELNDVRRALFILYENDLASYRRLRDEDSGWLTYLWTFEYENIPEKLEEEMYDLLDALEERRQYEADHEFYLCPEESLRFEFGEAMEFNFQCPSCGADLEAMNNDALVNAMNGRIEALREELNVDI is encoded by the coding sequence ATGGCCTTCGAGGAGCTACTGAACGACCCCGTTATTCAGAAATATCTACACGAGCTGGTGGGTCCGACGGGCATGCCGGTCGCCGCCGCGCCGCCGGACGGTGAGGTGACCGACGAGGAACTCGCCGAGGAACTCGGGCTCGAACTCAACGACGTTCGCCGGGCGCTGTTCATCCTCTACGAGAACGACCTCGCGAGTTACCGCCGTCTGCGCGACGAGGACTCCGGCTGGCTCACCTACCTCTGGACCTTCGAGTACGAGAACATCCCCGAGAAGCTCGAGGAGGAGATGTACGACCTCCTCGACGCGCTCGAGGAGCGCCGCCAGTACGAGGCGGACCACGAGTTCTACCTGTGTCCGGAGGAGTCGCTCCGCTTCGAGTTCGGCGAGGCGATGGAGTTCAACTTCCAGTGTCCGAGTTGCGGGGCGGACCTGGAGGCGATGAACAACGACGCGCTCGTGAACGCGATGAACGGCCGCATCGAGGCGCTGCGCGAGGAGTTGAACGTCGATATCTGA
- a CDS encoding DUF2110 family protein — MVVLATKIYVGGDARDRALDSLDSLVGNALGDLDVAWDVGLRRDDFPSVTIEGDDAVVARNVLREEWGAITPDFRDGEEYVGTLEAWDDEGFVLDAGERVRIPAGDLGLGPGTPSQIRRRFGLVQHVPLRFVHGDEPRLADDERDRLYDWTRGTGRVNVNSATRAEVRATVNRAGHAEDIVTVERLGLLEQSVVCREDTDPPGLLSSIGGYLPSELLCVIP, encoded by the coding sequence ATGGTCGTCCTCGCAACGAAGATCTACGTCGGTGGCGACGCCCGTGATCGGGCGCTCGATTCGCTCGACTCGCTCGTCGGAAACGCCCTCGGCGACCTCGACGTCGCGTGGGACGTCGGGCTCCGCAGGGACGACTTCCCGTCCGTGACGATCGAGGGCGACGACGCCGTGGTCGCGCGCAACGTCCTCCGCGAGGAGTGGGGGGCGATCACCCCCGACTTCCGCGACGGCGAGGAGTACGTCGGCACGCTCGAGGCGTGGGACGACGAGGGGTTCGTCCTCGACGCGGGCGAACGGGTGCGGATCCCCGCCGGGGACCTCGGACTCGGTCCCGGCACCCCCTCGCAGATCAGGCGGCGGTTCGGCCTCGTCCAGCACGTTCCGCTCCGGTTCGTCCACGGGGACGAACCGCGGCTGGCCGACGACGAGCGCGACCGCCTCTACGACTGGACGCGCGGTACCGGCCGGGTGAACGTGAACAGCGCCACCCGCGCCGAGGTGCGCGCGACCGTCAACCGGGCGGGCCACGCCGAGGACATCGTCACCGTCGAGCGCCTCGGCCTCCTCGAGCAGAGCGTCGTCTGCCGCGAGGACACCGACCCCCCGGGACTGCTCTCCAGCATCGGCGGCTACCTCCCCTCGGAGTTGCTCTGCGTCATTCCATGA
- a CDS encoding DUF5803 family protein yields the protein MRRPLALALLAFLAMSAGCTSLFGPGELSQEQLNENTSYDWSTDATATYTVSADEYRAVYVLDNRTNLSVYGRNTFGLERPLDVSAVKYQYPNGTVIGLNDSDEFAVTQSRERATITVPEKGGKVAFTVPRNGKTFSTPTFVDGASYEVVLPPNTDVAVPLLGKVSPGGYTTERVDGRIHIEWSTVETNGISVRYYLDRDLLIFGSLAGILTIAGLVGSAYYVRQIRELERRRRDVGLDTREE from the coding sequence ATGAGACGACCGCTCGCGCTCGCGTTGCTCGCCTTCCTCGCGATGAGCGCGGGCTGTACCAGCCTCTTCGGGCCGGGCGAGTTGAGCCAGGAGCAGTTGAACGAGAACACGTCCTACGACTGGAGCACCGACGCGACGGCGACGTACACCGTCTCCGCGGACGAGTACAGGGCGGTGTACGTCCTCGACAACCGGACGAACCTCTCGGTGTACGGCCGCAACACGTTCGGCCTCGAGCGGCCGCTCGACGTGTCCGCGGTGAAGTACCAGTACCCCAACGGGACGGTCATCGGGCTGAACGACAGCGACGAGTTCGCGGTCACGCAGTCGCGGGAGCGGGCGACGATCACGGTCCCGGAGAAGGGCGGCAAGGTGGCGTTCACCGTCCCGCGCAACGGGAAGACGTTCTCCACGCCGACGTTCGTCGACGGCGCGTCCTACGAGGTCGTCCTGCCGCCGAACACGGACGTGGCGGTACCGCTCCTGGGGAAGGTTTCGCCGGGCGGGTACACCACGGAGCGGGTCGACGGGCGGATTCACATCGAGTGGTCGACCGTCGAGACGAACGGCATCTCGGTGCGGTACTACCTCGACCGCGACCTGCTCATCTTCGGGTCGCTGGCCGGGATCCTCACCATCGCGGGGCTCGTCGGGAGCGCCTACTACGTCCGGCAGATACGCGAACTCGAGCGGCGACGGCGGGACGTCGGTCTCGACACGCGCGAGGAGTGA
- a CDS encoding competence/damage-inducible protein A — protein MRVAVVTVGDELLAGETVNTNAAWLGERLTARGATVERVVTVPDRIEDIASVVREYHEEYDAVVVTGGLGPTHDDLTMDAVAAAFDRDLERSEKALAWLEEHGGYVREDLTAGTADLPAGARVLHNEVGVAPGCVVESVYVLPGVPAEMKAMFESIEPEFTGTKRYVETVAVDEPESALIDRFEELRDRFDVTVGSYPGDYVRVKLRGEDRAAVEAAAAWLRERATLVATAERGRERE, from the coding sequence ATGCGCGTCGCGGTCGTGACCGTCGGTGACGAACTCCTCGCAGGTGAGACAGTGAACACGAACGCCGCGTGGCTCGGTGAGCGGCTCACGGCCCGCGGCGCGACCGTCGAGCGGGTCGTGACCGTGCCGGACCGGATCGAGGACATCGCGTCGGTCGTCCGCGAGTACCACGAAGAGTACGACGCCGTGGTCGTCACCGGCGGGCTCGGCCCCACCCACGACGACCTGACGATGGACGCGGTCGCCGCGGCGTTCGATCGCGACCTGGAGCGCAGCGAGAAGGCGCTCGCCTGGCTCGAGGAGCACGGCGGGTACGTCCGCGAGGACCTCACGGCGGGGACGGCGGACCTCCCCGCCGGCGCGCGGGTCCTCCACAACGAGGTGGGCGTCGCGCCGGGGTGCGTCGTCGAGTCGGTCTACGTCCTCCCGGGCGTCCCGGCGGAGATGAAGGCGATGTTCGAGTCGATCGAACCGGAGTTCACGGGGACGAAACGGTACGTCGAGACCGTGGCGGTGGACGAACCCGAGAGCGCGCTGATCGATCGCTTCGAGGAGCTACGGGATCGCTTCGACGTGACCGTCGGAAGCTATCCGGGGGACTACGTCCGGGTGAAGCTCCGCGGCGAGGATCGAGCGGCCGTCGAGGCGGCGGCCGCGTGGCTGCGCGAGCGGGCGACGCTGGTGGCGACCGCCGAACGGGGACGCGAGCGGGAGTGA